A genomic stretch from Dama dama isolate Ldn47 chromosome 10, ASM3311817v1, whole genome shotgun sequence includes:
- the ATXN2L gene encoding ataxin-2-like protein isoform X10 yields the protein MLKPQPPQQTSQPQQPPPTQQAVARRPPGGTSPPNGGLPGPLASTSAPPGPPAAASPCLGPAAAAGSGLRRGAEGILAPQPPPPQQQHQERQGAAAIGSARGQSTGKGPPQSPVFEGVYNNSRMLHFLTAVVGSTCDVKVKNGTTYEGIFKTLSSKFELAVDAVHRKVSEPAGGPRREDIVDTMVFKPSDVMLVHFRNVDFNYATKDKFTDSAIAMNSKVNGEHKEKVLQRWEGGDSNSDDYDLESDMSNGWDPNEMFKFNEENYGVKTTYDSSLSSYTVPLEKDNSEEFRQRELRAAQLAREIESSPQYRLRIAMENDDGRTEEEKHSAVQRQGSGRESPSLAAREGKYIPLPQRVREGPRGGVRCSSSRGGRPGLSSLPPRGPHHLDNSSPGPGSEARGINGGPSRMSPKAQRPLRGAKSLSSPSSRPSGEASVPPPPAVGRMYPPRSPKSAAPAPISASCPEPPIGSAVLTSSASIPVTSAVGDPGVGSVSPASPKISLAPTDVKELPAKEPGRTLESQELSRIAGKVPGLQNEQKRSQLEELRKFGAQFKLQPSSSPETSLDPFPPRILKEEAKGKEKEVDGLLASEPLGSPVSSKAESVSDKEDKPPLPPAGGAEGPEQPPPPCPSQTGSPPVGLIKGDDKDEGPVAEQVKKSTLNPNAKEFNPTKPLLSVNKSTSTPTSPGPRTHSTPSIPVLTAGQSGLYSPQYISYIPQIHMGPAVQAPQMYPYPVSNSVPGQQGKYRGAKGSLPPQRSDQHQPASAPPMMQAAAAAAGPPLVAATPYSSYIPYNPQQFPGQPAMMQPMAHYPSQPVFAPMLQSNPRMLTSGSHPQAIVSSSTPQYPSAEQPTPQALYATVHQSYPHHATQLHAHQPQPATTPTGSQPPSQHAAPSPVQHQAGQAPHLGSGQPQQNLYHPGALTGTPPSLPPGPSAQSPQSSFPQPAAVYAIHAHQQLPHGFTNMAHVTQAHVQTGITAAPPPHPGAPHPPQVMLLHPPQSHGGPPQGAVPQSGVPALSASTPSPYPYIGHPQGEQPGQAPGFPGGADDRILCRVGRSHSRRRQGLAPGSVLCFPPSSLSCDPAAPLPTASPALSDPDCLLT from the exons ATGTTGAAGCCTCAGCCGCCACAACAGACCTCCCAGCCCCAGCAGCCGCCCCCCACGCAACAGGCCGTGGCCCGTCGGCCTCCCGGGGGCACCAGCCCGCCCAACGGCGGTCTCCCGGGGCCCCTGGCCTCCACCTCGGCTCCCCCAGGACCTCCTGCGGCCGCCTCCCCCTGCCTAGGGCCTGCAGCCGCTGCCGGGAGCGGGCTCCGTCGGGGAGCGGAGGGCATCTTGGCACCTCAACCGCCGCCACCACAGCAGCAACATCAGGAGAGACAAGGGGCAGCGGCCATCGGCAGCGCCAG GGGACAAAGCACAGGAAAGGGACCTCCACAGTCACCG GTGTTTGAGGGTGTCTACAACAATTCCAGAATGCTGCATTTCCTTACCGCTGTTGTG GGTTCCACTTGTGATGTAAAGGTGAAGAATGGTACCACCTATGAAGGTATCTTCAAGACGCTGAGCTCAAAG TTTGAACTAGCAGTGGACGCTGTGCACCGGAAGGTATCGGAGCCAGCAGGTGGCCCTCGTCGGGAAGACATAGTGGACACCATGGTGTTTAAGCCGAGTGATGTCATGCTTGTCCACTTCCGAAATGTCGACTTCAATTATGCTACTAAAG ATAAGTTCACTGACTCAGCCATTGCCATGAACTCGAAGGTGAATGGGGAACACAAAGAGAAGGTGCTTCAGCGCTGGGAGGGGGGCGACAGCAACAGTGATGACTACGACCTGGAATCTGACATG tCTAATGGATGGGACCCCAACGAAATGTTCAAGTTCAATGAGGAGAACTATGGTGTAAAGACCACCTATGACAGCAGTCTCTCTTCTTACAC GGTGCCCTTAGAGAAGGACAATTCAGAAGAATTCCGTCAGCGGGAGCTTCGTGCTGCCCAGTTGGCCCGAGAGATTGAATCGAGCCCCCAGTACCGCCTGCGGATCGCCATGGAGAATGATGACGGGCGCACAGAGGAGGAGAAGCACAGTGCGGTTCAGCGACAGGGCTCAGGGCGTGAGAGCCCCAGCTTGGCAGCCAG GGAGGGGAAGTATATCCCTCTACCCCAGCGAGTTCGGGAAGGTCCCCGGGGAGGCGTTCGCTGCAGTAGTTCTCGGGGCGGCCGGCCTGGCCTTAGCTCTTTGCCGCCTCGTGGCCCTCACCATCTTGACAATAGCAGCCCTGGCCCAGGTTCTGAGGCACGCGGTATCAATGGAG gccctTCCCGCATGTCCCCTAAGGCCCAGCGACCTCTGAGAGGTGCCAAGAGTCTGTCTTCCCCCAGCAGCAGGCCTTCTGGAGAAGCTTCTGTTCCACCTCCTCCTGCAG TGGGCCGGATGTACCCGCCACGCTCTCCCAAATCAGCTGCCCCCGCCCCAATCTCAGCTTCCTGTCCTGAGCCTCCCATTGGCTCAGCAGTACTGACCTCTTCAGCTTCCATCCCAGTGACGTCAGCAGTTGGGGATCCTGGAGTGGGCTCCGTTTCCCCAGCTTCTCCAAAGATCTCACTGGCCCCCACAGATG TAAAAGAACTTCCTGCCAAGGAACCTGGAAGGACGCTGGAGTCCCAGGAGTTGTCCCGGATTGCAGGGAAAG TCCCTGGCCTTCAGAACGAACAGAAGCGTTCTCAGCTGGAAGAACTGAGAAAGTTTGGGGCCCAGTTTAAG CTTCAGCCCAGTAGCTCCCCTGAGACCAGCTTGGATCCTTTTCCTCCACGGATCCTGAAAGAGGAGGccaaagggaaggagaaggaggtggatgGTCTTTTGGCTTCAGAGCCCCTGGGGTCTCCTGTTTCCTCGAAGGCCGAATCAGTATCAGACAAGGAGGACAAACCGCCCTTGCCACCAGCAGGGGGTGCCGAGGGGCCGGAGCAGCCTCCCCCACCTTGCCCAAGCCAAACTGGCAGCCCCCCAGTGGGCCTCATCAAGGGAGATGACAAGGATGAGGGCCCAGTTGCTGA ACAAGTGAAGAAGTCGACATTGAACCCCAATGCCAAGGAGTTCAATCCCACTAAGCCCCTGCTCTCTGTG AATAAATCCACCAGTACTCCGACTTCTCCTGGGCCCCGGACTCATTCAACTCCCTCCATCCCGGTGCTGACAGCAGGCCAGAGTGGGCTCTATAGCCCCCAGTACATTTCCTACATACCTCAGATCCACATGGGACCAGCTGTTCAG GCACCTCAGATGTATCCATAccctgtgtccaactctgtgcctgGACAGCAGGGCAAGTACCGGGGCGCCAAAG GCTCCCTGCCCCCCCAGCGCTCGGACCAACACCAGCCAGCCTCCGCCCCTCCCATGATGCAGgccgctgctgccgccgctgGTCCACCTCTGGTGGCCGCCACCCCTTACTCTTCCTACATCCCCTACAACCCACAGCAGTTCCCAGGCCAGCCCGCCATGATGCAGCCCATGGCCCACTACCCCTCGCAG ccGGTGTTTGCCCCCATGCTTCAAAGCAACCCACGCATGCTGACGTCGGGGAGCCATCCCCAGGCCATCGTGTCATCCTCCACCCCTCAGTACCCTTCTGCAGAGCAGCCCACCCCCCAGGCCCTTTATG CCACCGTTCACCAGTCCTATCCACACCATGCCACGCAGCTCCATGCCCACCAGCCGCAGCCGGCCACCACGCCTACTGGGAGCCAGCCGCCGTCCCAGCATGCGGCCCCCAGTCCTGTCCAG CACCAGGCGGGGCAGGCCCCACACCTGGGCAGTGGACAGCCGCAGCAGAACCTGTACCACCCAGGGGCCCTGACAGGCACGCCGCCTTCTCTGCCACCGGGACCTTCTGCCCAGTCCCCTCAGAGCAGCTTCCCCCAACCAGCCGCTGTATATGCCATCCATGCCCACCAGCAGCTGCCCCACGGCTTCACCAACATGGCCCATGTTACCCAG GCCCATGTCCAAACTGGAATCACAGCAGCCCCGCCCCCTCACCCTGGGGCTCCCCACCCgccccaggtgatgctgctgcacCCACCCCAGAGCCATGGGGGCCCCCCCCAAGGCGCGGTGCCCCAGAGTGGGGTGCCTGCACTCTCAGCTTCCACACCCTCACCCTACCCCTACATCGGACACCCCCAAGGTGAGCAGCCTGGCCAGGCGCCTGGATTTCCAGGAGGAGCCGATGACAGGATTC TATGTAGGGTGGGCAGAAGCCACAGTCGCCGCCGCCAGGGGCTTGCTCCTGGCTCTGTCCTTTGCTTCCCTCCGTCCTCGCTCAGTTGTGATCCAGCagcccccctccccactgcctccccaGCTCTCAGTGACCCCGACTGTCTCCTGACTTAG
- the ATXN2L gene encoding ataxin-2-like protein isoform X4 has translation MLKPQPPQQTSQPQQPPPTQQAVARRPPGGTSPPNGGLPGPLASTSAPPGPPAAASPCLGPAAAAGSGLRRGAEGILAPQPPPPQQQHQERQGAAAIGSARGQSTGKGPPQSPVFEGVYNNSRMLHFLTAVVGSTCDVKVKNGTTYEGIFKTLSSKFELAVDAVHRKVSEPAGGPRREDIVDTMVFKPSDVMLVHFRNVDFNYATKDKFTDSAIAMNSKVNGEHKEKVLQRWEGGDSNSDDYDLESDMSNGWDPNEMFKFNEENYGVKTTYDSSLSSYTVPLEKDNSEEFRQRELRAAQLAREIESSPQYRLRIAMENDDGRTEEEKHSAVQRQGSGRESPSLAAREGKYIPLPQRVREGPRGGVRCSSSRGGRPGLSSLPPRGPHHLDNSSPGPGSEARGINGGPSRMSPKAQRPLRGAKSLSSPSSRPSGEASVPPPPAVGRMYPPRSPKSAAPAPISASCPEPPIGSAVLTSSASIPVTSAVGDPGVGSVSPASPKISLAPTDVKELPAKEPGRTLESQELSRIAGKVPGLQNEQKRSQLEELRKFGAQFKLQPSSSPETSLDPFPPRILKEEAKGKEKEVDGLLASEPLGSPVSSKAESVSDKEDKPPLPPAGGAEGPEQPPPPCPSQTGSPPVGLIKGDDKDEGPVAEQVKKSTLNPNAKEFNPTKPLLSVNKSTSTPTSPGPRTHSTPSIPVLTAGQSGLYSPQYISYIPQIHMGPAVQAPQMYPYPVSNSVPGQQGKYRGAKGSLPPQRSDQHQPASAPPMMQAAAAAAGPPLVAATPYSSYIPYNPQQFPGQPAMMQPMAHYPSQPVFAPMLQSNPRMLTSGSHPQAIVSSSTPQYPSAEQPTPQALYATVHQSYPHHATQLHAHQPQPATTPTGSQPPSQHAAPSPVQHQAGQAPHLGSGQPQQNLYHPGALTGTPPSLPPGPSAQSPQSSFPQPAAVYAIHAHQQLPHGFTNMAHVTQAHVQTGITAAPPPHPGAPHPPQVMLLHPPQSHGGPPQGAVPQSGVPALSASTPSPYPYIGHPQGEQPGQAPGFPGGADDRIPLSDPDCLLT, from the exons ATGTTGAAGCCTCAGCCGCCACAACAGACCTCCCAGCCCCAGCAGCCGCCCCCCACGCAACAGGCCGTGGCCCGTCGGCCTCCCGGGGGCACCAGCCCGCCCAACGGCGGTCTCCCGGGGCCCCTGGCCTCCACCTCGGCTCCCCCAGGACCTCCTGCGGCCGCCTCCCCCTGCCTAGGGCCTGCAGCCGCTGCCGGGAGCGGGCTCCGTCGGGGAGCGGAGGGCATCTTGGCACCTCAACCGCCGCCACCACAGCAGCAACATCAGGAGAGACAAGGGGCAGCGGCCATCGGCAGCGCCAG GGGACAAAGCACAGGAAAGGGACCTCCACAGTCACCG GTGTTTGAGGGTGTCTACAACAATTCCAGAATGCTGCATTTCCTTACCGCTGTTGTG GGTTCCACTTGTGATGTAAAGGTGAAGAATGGTACCACCTATGAAGGTATCTTCAAGACGCTGAGCTCAAAG TTTGAACTAGCAGTGGACGCTGTGCACCGGAAGGTATCGGAGCCAGCAGGTGGCCCTCGTCGGGAAGACATAGTGGACACCATGGTGTTTAAGCCGAGTGATGTCATGCTTGTCCACTTCCGAAATGTCGACTTCAATTATGCTACTAAAG ATAAGTTCACTGACTCAGCCATTGCCATGAACTCGAAGGTGAATGGGGAACACAAAGAGAAGGTGCTTCAGCGCTGGGAGGGGGGCGACAGCAACAGTGATGACTACGACCTGGAATCTGACATG tCTAATGGATGGGACCCCAACGAAATGTTCAAGTTCAATGAGGAGAACTATGGTGTAAAGACCACCTATGACAGCAGTCTCTCTTCTTACAC GGTGCCCTTAGAGAAGGACAATTCAGAAGAATTCCGTCAGCGGGAGCTTCGTGCTGCCCAGTTGGCCCGAGAGATTGAATCGAGCCCCCAGTACCGCCTGCGGATCGCCATGGAGAATGATGACGGGCGCACAGAGGAGGAGAAGCACAGTGCGGTTCAGCGACAGGGCTCAGGGCGTGAGAGCCCCAGCTTGGCAGCCAG GGAGGGGAAGTATATCCCTCTACCCCAGCGAGTTCGGGAAGGTCCCCGGGGAGGCGTTCGCTGCAGTAGTTCTCGGGGCGGCCGGCCTGGCCTTAGCTCTTTGCCGCCTCGTGGCCCTCACCATCTTGACAATAGCAGCCCTGGCCCAGGTTCTGAGGCACGCGGTATCAATGGAG gccctTCCCGCATGTCCCCTAAGGCCCAGCGACCTCTGAGAGGTGCCAAGAGTCTGTCTTCCCCCAGCAGCAGGCCTTCTGGAGAAGCTTCTGTTCCACCTCCTCCTGCAG TGGGCCGGATGTACCCGCCACGCTCTCCCAAATCAGCTGCCCCCGCCCCAATCTCAGCTTCCTGTCCTGAGCCTCCCATTGGCTCAGCAGTACTGACCTCTTCAGCTTCCATCCCAGTGACGTCAGCAGTTGGGGATCCTGGAGTGGGCTCCGTTTCCCCAGCTTCTCCAAAGATCTCACTGGCCCCCACAGATG TAAAAGAACTTCCTGCCAAGGAACCTGGAAGGACGCTGGAGTCCCAGGAGTTGTCCCGGATTGCAGGGAAAG TCCCTGGCCTTCAGAACGAACAGAAGCGTTCTCAGCTGGAAGAACTGAGAAAGTTTGGGGCCCAGTTTAAG CTTCAGCCCAGTAGCTCCCCTGAGACCAGCTTGGATCCTTTTCCTCCACGGATCCTGAAAGAGGAGGccaaagggaaggagaaggaggtggatgGTCTTTTGGCTTCAGAGCCCCTGGGGTCTCCTGTTTCCTCGAAGGCCGAATCAGTATCAGACAAGGAGGACAAACCGCCCTTGCCACCAGCAGGGGGTGCCGAGGGGCCGGAGCAGCCTCCCCCACCTTGCCCAAGCCAAACTGGCAGCCCCCCAGTGGGCCTCATCAAGGGAGATGACAAGGATGAGGGCCCAGTTGCTGA ACAAGTGAAGAAGTCGACATTGAACCCCAATGCCAAGGAGTTCAATCCCACTAAGCCCCTGCTCTCTGTG AATAAATCCACCAGTACTCCGACTTCTCCTGGGCCCCGGACTCATTCAACTCCCTCCATCCCGGTGCTGACAGCAGGCCAGAGTGGGCTCTATAGCCCCCAGTACATTTCCTACATACCTCAGATCCACATGGGACCAGCTGTTCAG GCACCTCAGATGTATCCATAccctgtgtccaactctgtgcctgGACAGCAGGGCAAGTACCGGGGCGCCAAAG GCTCCCTGCCCCCCCAGCGCTCGGACCAACACCAGCCAGCCTCCGCCCCTCCCATGATGCAGgccgctgctgccgccgctgGTCCACCTCTGGTGGCCGCCACCCCTTACTCTTCCTACATCCCCTACAACCCACAGCAGTTCCCAGGCCAGCCCGCCATGATGCAGCCCATGGCCCACTACCCCTCGCAG ccGGTGTTTGCCCCCATGCTTCAAAGCAACCCACGCATGCTGACGTCGGGGAGCCATCCCCAGGCCATCGTGTCATCCTCCACCCCTCAGTACCCTTCTGCAGAGCAGCCCACCCCCCAGGCCCTTTATG CCACCGTTCACCAGTCCTATCCACACCATGCCACGCAGCTCCATGCCCACCAGCCGCAGCCGGCCACCACGCCTACTGGGAGCCAGCCGCCGTCCCAGCATGCGGCCCCCAGTCCTGTCCAG CACCAGGCGGGGCAGGCCCCACACCTGGGCAGTGGACAGCCGCAGCAGAACCTGTACCACCCAGGGGCCCTGACAGGCACGCCGCCTTCTCTGCCACCGGGACCTTCTGCCCAGTCCCCTCAGAGCAGCTTCCCCCAACCAGCCGCTGTATATGCCATCCATGCCCACCAGCAGCTGCCCCACGGCTTCACCAACATGGCCCATGTTACCCAG GCCCATGTCCAAACTGGAATCACAGCAGCCCCGCCCCCTCACCCTGGGGCTCCCCACCCgccccaggtgatgctgctgcacCCACCCCAGAGCCATGGGGGCCCCCCCCAAGGCGCGGTGCCCCAGAGTGGGGTGCCTGCACTCTCAGCTTCCACACCCTCACCCTACCCCTACATCGGACACCCCCAAGGTGAGCAGCCTGGCCAGGCGCCTGGATTTCCAGGAGGAGCCGATGACAGGATTC CTCTCAGTGACCCCGACTGTCTCCTGACTTAG
- the ATXN2L gene encoding ataxin-2-like protein isoform X9, translated as MLHFLTAVVGSTCDVKVKNGTTYEGIFKTLSSKFELAVDAVHRKVSEPAGGPRREDIVDTMVFKPSDVMLVHFRNVDFNYATKDKFTDSAIAMNSKVNGEHKEKVLQRWEGGDSNSDDYDLESDMSNGWDPNEMFKFNEENYGVKTTYDSSLSSYTVPLEKDNSEEFRQRELRAAQLAREIESSPQYRLRIAMENDDGRTEEEKHSAVQRQGSGRESPSLAAREGKYIPLPQRVREGPRGGVRCSSSRGGRPGLSSLPPRGPHHLDNSSPGPGSEARGINGGPSRMSPKAQRPLRGAKSLSSPSSRPSGEASVPPPPAVGRMYPPRSPKSAAPAPISASCPEPPIGSAVLTSSASIPVTSAVGDPGVGSVSPASPKISLAPTDVKELPAKEPGRTLESQELSRIAGKVPGLQNEQKRSQLEELRKFGAQFKLQPSSSPETSLDPFPPRILKEEAKGKEKEVDGLLASEPLGSPVSSKAESVSDKEDKPPLPPAGGAEGPEQPPPPCPSQTGSPPVGLIKGDDKDEGPVAEQVKKSTLNPNAKEFNPTKPLLSVNKSTSTPTSPGPRTHSTPSIPVLTAGQSGLYSPQYISYIPQIHMGPAVQAPQMYPYPVSNSVPGQQGKYRGAKGSLPPQRSDQHQPASAPPMMQAAAAAAGPPLVAATPYSSYIPYNPQQFPGQPAMMQPMAHYPSQPVFAPMLQSNPRMLTSGSHPQAIVSSSTPQYPSAEQPTPQALYATVHQSYPHHATQLHAHQPQPATTPTGSQPPSQHAAPSPVQHQAGQAPHLGSGQPQQNLYHPGALTGTPPSLPPGPSAQSPQSSFPQPAAVYAIHAHQQLPHGFTNMAHVTQAHVQTGITAAPPPHPGAPHPPQVMLLHPPQSHGGPPQGAVPQSGVPALSASTPSPYPYIGHPQGEQPGQAPGFPGGADDRIREFSLAGGIWHGRADGLQVGQDARVLGGE; from the exons ATGCTGCATTTCCTTACCGCTGTTGTG GGTTCCACTTGTGATGTAAAGGTGAAGAATGGTACCACCTATGAAGGTATCTTCAAGACGCTGAGCTCAAAG TTTGAACTAGCAGTGGACGCTGTGCACCGGAAGGTATCGGAGCCAGCAGGTGGCCCTCGTCGGGAAGACATAGTGGACACCATGGTGTTTAAGCCGAGTGATGTCATGCTTGTCCACTTCCGAAATGTCGACTTCAATTATGCTACTAAAG ATAAGTTCACTGACTCAGCCATTGCCATGAACTCGAAGGTGAATGGGGAACACAAAGAGAAGGTGCTTCAGCGCTGGGAGGGGGGCGACAGCAACAGTGATGACTACGACCTGGAATCTGACATG tCTAATGGATGGGACCCCAACGAAATGTTCAAGTTCAATGAGGAGAACTATGGTGTAAAGACCACCTATGACAGCAGTCTCTCTTCTTACAC GGTGCCCTTAGAGAAGGACAATTCAGAAGAATTCCGTCAGCGGGAGCTTCGTGCTGCCCAGTTGGCCCGAGAGATTGAATCGAGCCCCCAGTACCGCCTGCGGATCGCCATGGAGAATGATGACGGGCGCACAGAGGAGGAGAAGCACAGTGCGGTTCAGCGACAGGGCTCAGGGCGTGAGAGCCCCAGCTTGGCAGCCAG GGAGGGGAAGTATATCCCTCTACCCCAGCGAGTTCGGGAAGGTCCCCGGGGAGGCGTTCGCTGCAGTAGTTCTCGGGGCGGCCGGCCTGGCCTTAGCTCTTTGCCGCCTCGTGGCCCTCACCATCTTGACAATAGCAGCCCTGGCCCAGGTTCTGAGGCACGCGGTATCAATGGAG gccctTCCCGCATGTCCCCTAAGGCCCAGCGACCTCTGAGAGGTGCCAAGAGTCTGTCTTCCCCCAGCAGCAGGCCTTCTGGAGAAGCTTCTGTTCCACCTCCTCCTGCAG TGGGCCGGATGTACCCGCCACGCTCTCCCAAATCAGCTGCCCCCGCCCCAATCTCAGCTTCCTGTCCTGAGCCTCCCATTGGCTCAGCAGTACTGACCTCTTCAGCTTCCATCCCAGTGACGTCAGCAGTTGGGGATCCTGGAGTGGGCTCCGTTTCCCCAGCTTCTCCAAAGATCTCACTGGCCCCCACAGATG TAAAAGAACTTCCTGCCAAGGAACCTGGAAGGACGCTGGAGTCCCAGGAGTTGTCCCGGATTGCAGGGAAAG TCCCTGGCCTTCAGAACGAACAGAAGCGTTCTCAGCTGGAAGAACTGAGAAAGTTTGGGGCCCAGTTTAAG CTTCAGCCCAGTAGCTCCCCTGAGACCAGCTTGGATCCTTTTCCTCCACGGATCCTGAAAGAGGAGGccaaagggaaggagaaggaggtggatgGTCTTTTGGCTTCAGAGCCCCTGGGGTCTCCTGTTTCCTCGAAGGCCGAATCAGTATCAGACAAGGAGGACAAACCGCCCTTGCCACCAGCAGGGGGTGCCGAGGGGCCGGAGCAGCCTCCCCCACCTTGCCCAAGCCAAACTGGCAGCCCCCCAGTGGGCCTCATCAAGGGAGATGACAAGGATGAGGGCCCAGTTGCTGA ACAAGTGAAGAAGTCGACATTGAACCCCAATGCCAAGGAGTTCAATCCCACTAAGCCCCTGCTCTCTGTG AATAAATCCACCAGTACTCCGACTTCTCCTGGGCCCCGGACTCATTCAACTCCCTCCATCCCGGTGCTGACAGCAGGCCAGAGTGGGCTCTATAGCCCCCAGTACATTTCCTACATACCTCAGATCCACATGGGACCAGCTGTTCAG GCACCTCAGATGTATCCATAccctgtgtccaactctgtgcctgGACAGCAGGGCAAGTACCGGGGCGCCAAAG GCTCCCTGCCCCCCCAGCGCTCGGACCAACACCAGCCAGCCTCCGCCCCTCCCATGATGCAGgccgctgctgccgccgctgGTCCACCTCTGGTGGCCGCCACCCCTTACTCTTCCTACATCCCCTACAACCCACAGCAGTTCCCAGGCCAGCCCGCCATGATGCAGCCCATGGCCCACTACCCCTCGCAG ccGGTGTTTGCCCCCATGCTTCAAAGCAACCCACGCATGCTGACGTCGGGGAGCCATCCCCAGGCCATCGTGTCATCCTCCACCCCTCAGTACCCTTCTGCAGAGCAGCCCACCCCCCAGGCCCTTTATG CCACCGTTCACCAGTCCTATCCACACCATGCCACGCAGCTCCATGCCCACCAGCCGCAGCCGGCCACCACGCCTACTGGGAGCCAGCCGCCGTCCCAGCATGCGGCCCCCAGTCCTGTCCAG CACCAGGCGGGGCAGGCCCCACACCTGGGCAGTGGACAGCCGCAGCAGAACCTGTACCACCCAGGGGCCCTGACAGGCACGCCGCCTTCTCTGCCACCGGGACCTTCTGCCCAGTCCCCTCAGAGCAGCTTCCCCCAACCAGCCGCTGTATATGCCATCCATGCCCACCAGCAGCTGCCCCACGGCTTCACCAACATGGCCCATGTTACCCAG GCCCATGTCCAAACTGGAATCACAGCAGCCCCGCCCCCTCACCCTGGGGCTCCCCACCCgccccaggtgatgctgctgcacCCACCCCAGAGCCATGGGGGCCCCCCCCAAGGCGCGGTGCCCCAGAGTGGGGTGCCTGCACTCTCAGCTTCCACACCCTCACCCTACCCCTACATCGGACACCCCCAAGGTGAGCAGCCTGGCCAGGCGCCTGGATTTCCAGGAGGAGCCGATGACAGGATTCGTGAGTTCTCGTTAGCTGGGGGTATTTGGCATGGAAGAGCTGATGGGCTGCAGGTGGGGCAGGATGCACGGGTTCTGGGCGGGGAGTGA